The Bradyrhizobium ottawaense genome window below encodes:
- a CDS encoding alpha/beta fold hydrolase, with amino-acid sequence MQSLHVNGYDMPYLDVGEDSGRPPLVCVHGSLNDFRAWGCVLGPLTQRHRVIAVSLRHFFPARWDGIGDTYSIAQHVDDVIAFIEKLDLGPVDLMGHSRGGHICFRVAQRRPDLLRRLILAEPGGELDASLDPDYAGGPSPLLARFVASAEKIAAGDVDGGLAVFVDTLEGAGTWPRLPAMVKQNLRDNAYTLIGQVRDNRPPFSKADAEQIKMPTLFILGARTKGLLPKVLHALAAHVPYSKTAIIPSATHPMFEQAPQKYSEVVLDFLAS; translated from the coding sequence ATGCAGAGCCTCCACGTCAACGGATACGACATGCCCTATCTCGATGTGGGCGAGGACAGCGGCCGGCCGCCGCTGGTCTGCGTGCACGGCTCGCTCAACGACTTCCGGGCCTGGGGCTGCGTGCTCGGCCCACTGACCCAACGGCACCGGGTGATCGCTGTCAGCCTGCGGCACTTCTTCCCGGCGCGATGGGACGGCATCGGCGACACCTACTCGATCGCCCAGCATGTCGACGACGTCATCGCCTTCATCGAGAAGCTCGATCTCGGCCCAGTCGACCTGATGGGCCATTCCCGCGGCGGGCACATCTGTTTCCGCGTGGCGCAGCGGCGGCCAGATCTGTTGCGGCGGCTGATCCTGGCCGAGCCCGGCGGCGAACTCGATGCGAGCCTCGACCCCGATTATGCCGGCGGGCCCTCGCCGCTCCTGGCGCGCTTCGTGGCCTCGGCCGAGAAGATCGCCGCCGGCGATGTCGACGGCGGCCTCGCCGTGTTCGTGGACACGCTGGAAGGCGCCGGCACCTGGCCGCGGCTGCCGGCGATGGTGAAGCAGAATTTGCGCGATAATGCCTATACCCTGATCGGGCAGGTCCGTGACAACCGCCCGCCGTTCTCGAAGGCGGATGCGGAGCAGATCAAGATGCCAACGCTGTTCATCCTGGGGGCGCGGACCAAGGGCCTGCTGCCGAAGGTGCTGCATGCGCTCGCGGCGCATGTGCCCTATTCGAAGACCGCGATCATCCCGAGCGCAACGCATCCGATGTTCGAGCAGGCGCCGCAAAAATACTCCGAAGTGGTTCTCGACTTCCTGGCGAGCTGA
- a CDS encoding NAD(P)H-dependent oxidoreductase — translation MNLFRLLQARASAGKPVRVALIGAGKFGSMFLAQVPHTPGLEVPIIVDIDRDRAREACRTVGWSSERIAATVFTDDGARAIAGGAMDVVVEATGNPAVGIRHARAAIAAGKHIVMVNVEADVLAGPLLAEEARKAGVVYSLAYGDQPALTAEMVDWARATGFRVVAAGKGTKYLPAYHDVTPDGVWHHYGLTAGEAQSAGMNPQMFNSFLDGTKSAIEMAAIANACALDVPADGLLFPPCGVDDLPHIMRPRSRGGVLDRAGLVEVVSSLERDGRPVFRDLRWGVYVVLEAPNDYAADCFRQYGLKTDASGRYAAMYKPYHLIGLELNISVLSAALRGEPTGQASGFRGDVAAVAKRNLRAGEMLDGEGGYTVWGKLVPAAASLKAGALPIGLAHRLKLKHDVAHGAVVHWSDVEFDAGNETVKVRKAMEAAFAAQH, via the coding sequence ATGAACCTCTTCCGCCTCCTCCAGGCCCGCGCCTCCGCCGGCAAGCCCGTTCGTGTCGCGCTGATCGGCGCGGGCAAGTTCGGCTCGATGTTTCTGGCGCAGGTGCCCCACACGCCGGGGCTGGAAGTGCCCATCATCGTCGACATCGACCGCGACCGCGCACGCGAGGCCTGCCGCACGGTCGGCTGGAGCTCTGAGCGGATCGCCGCAACGGTCTTCACCGATGACGGCGCGCGCGCCATTGCCGGCGGCGCGATGGACGTGGTGGTGGAGGCGACCGGAAATCCCGCCGTCGGAATCAGGCATGCGCGCGCCGCGATCGCGGCGGGCAAGCATATCGTAATGGTGAATGTCGAGGCCGACGTGCTGGCAGGTCCGCTGCTCGCCGAGGAAGCGCGCAAGGCGGGCGTGGTCTATTCGCTCGCCTATGGCGACCAGCCCGCATTGACCGCGGAGATGGTCGACTGGGCCCGCGCCACAGGTTTCCGCGTGGTCGCCGCCGGCAAGGGGACAAAATACCTGCCGGCCTATCACGACGTGACGCCTGACGGCGTCTGGCACCATTACGGCCTCACCGCGGGCGAGGCACAATCGGCCGGCATGAATCCGCAGATGTTCAACTCCTTCCTCGACGGCACCAAATCGGCGATCGAGATGGCTGCGATCGCCAATGCCTGCGCCCTCGACGTGCCCGCGGATGGCCTGCTGTTTCCGCCCTGCGGCGTCGACGACCTCCCGCACATCATGCGGCCGCGCTCGCGCGGCGGCGTGCTGGATCGGGCGGGTCTGGTGGAGGTCGTGTCCTCGCTCGAGCGCGACGGACGGCCGGTGTTCCGCGACCTGCGCTGGGGCGTCTATGTCGTGCTGGAGGCGCCGAACGACTACGCCGCCGACTGCTTCAGGCAATACGGCCTCAAGACCGACGCCAGCGGACGCTATGCTGCGATGTACAAGCCCTATCATCTGATCGGGCTCGAGCTGAATATCTCGGTGCTGTCGGCCGCGCTGCGCGGCGAGCCAACCGGTCAGGCCAGCGGCTTCCGGGGCGACGTCGCAGCGGTCGCCAAGCGCAATCTGCGCGCGGGCGAGATGCTGGACGGCGAAGGCGGCTACACGGTGTGGGGCAAGCTGGTACCGGCGGCAGCAAGCCTGAAGGCCGGCGCCTTGCCGATCGGACTTGCGCATCGCCTGAAGCTGAAACACGACGTCGCACACGGCGCGGTGGTGCACTGGAGTGACGTCGAGTTCGACGCGGGCAATGAGACGGTGAAGGTTCGAAAGGCCATGGAAGCCGCGTTCGCAGCGCAGCATTGA
- a CDS encoding GntR family transcriptional regulator, translated as MIPLDPLPNLIDQVYARILEAISDRTLQPGQRIRQNELADRLGVSRQPVSHALHLLHRQGLVAESGRRGFEVTQLDPARIRQLYEVRGAIDALAARLAAKRAASDAAGRARLEAAFAAGRGIDRNTTLTELIVLDVDFHRAIYQLAGNPVIEETIAPQWPHMRRSMATVLSELDYRGSAWAEHADIAGHILAGDVKAAEAAALAHAQTAGRMTEERLRASEEAAA; from the coding sequence GTGATCCCTCTCGACCCGCTCCCGAACCTGATCGACCAAGTCTATGCCCGGATCCTGGAGGCGATCTCCGACCGCACGCTTCAGCCCGGCCAGCGCATCCGGCAGAACGAGCTCGCCGACAGGCTCGGCGTGTCGCGCCAGCCTGTCTCGCATGCGCTGCACCTGCTGCACCGCCAGGGTCTGGTCGCCGAGAGCGGACGGCGCGGCTTTGAGGTCACCCAGCTCGATCCCGCGCGCATCCGCCAACTCTACGAGGTGCGCGGCGCGATCGACGCGCTGGCCGCGCGGCTTGCGGCGAAGCGCGCCGCCAGCGACGCGGCAGGACGCGCACGGCTGGAGGCTGCGTTCGCCGCGGGGCGCGGCATCGACCGCAACACGACACTCACTGAACTGATCGTGCTCGACGTGGATTTTCACCGCGCGATCTATCAGCTCGCCGGCAACCCCGTGATCGAGGAGACCATTGCGCCGCAATGGCCGCACATGCGCCGCTCGATGGCGACGGTGCTGTCGGAGCTCGACTACCGCGGCAGCGCCTGGGCCGAACATGCCGATATCGCCGGACACATTCTCGCGGGCGACGTGAAGGCGGCCGAAGCCGCCGCGCTGGCGCATGCGCAGACGGCGGGACGGATGACTGAGGAAAGATTGAGGGCGAGCGAAGAGGCGGCGGCGTAG
- a CDS encoding methylated-DNA--[protein]-cysteine S-methyltransferase — MTDQHFALFDTRIGLCAIAWGPRGINGTQLPMGGEGKVRTRISQRHADAVEAEPTPEVRQAIDRMTKLLAGEPDDLTDIELDLDGVPEFNLGVYAIARAIPPGKTLTYGDIAKQLGGVQLSRDVGQALGHNPCPIVVPCHRVLAAGNKPGGFSANGGVVTKLKMLEIEGALVNHTPSLFD, encoded by the coding sequence ATGACCGACCAGCATTTCGCCCTGTTCGACACCAGGATCGGCCTCTGCGCCATCGCCTGGGGCCCGCGCGGCATCAACGGCACGCAATTGCCGATGGGCGGCGAAGGGAAGGTCCGCACCCGCATCAGCCAGCGGCACGCCGATGCCGTTGAGGCCGAGCCGACCCCTGAGGTGCGGCAGGCGATCGACCGCATGACAAAACTGCTCGCGGGCGAGCCGGATGACCTCACCGATATCGAGCTCGATCTCGACGGGGTGCCCGAGTTCAACCTCGGCGTCTATGCGATCGCCCGTGCCATCCCGCCCGGCAAGACCCTCACCTATGGCGACATCGCCAAGCAGCTCGGCGGCGTCCAGCTGTCGCGCGACGTCGGCCAGGCGCTCGGCCACAATCCGTGCCCGATCGTCGTGCCCTGCCATCGCGTGCTGGCTGCCGGCAACAAGCCCGGCGGCTTCTCGGCGAATGGCGGCGTGGTGACGAAGCTGAAGATGCTCGAGATCGAAGGCGCGCTGGTGAACCACACGCCGAGTTTGTTTGATTGA
- a CDS encoding sigma-70 family RNA polymerase sigma factor, producing the protein MTEKNFEDNFLSHQFEASRDHLRAVAYRMLGSGAEVDDAVQEAWLRVSRYDMSDVANLRGWLTTVVARICLDMLRARKSRKEEPMGPHVPEPVDETREREAEMADSVGAALLVVLETLQPAERLAFVLHDMFAVPFEEIAPIVGRSVDASRQLASRARRRVQGAPVPETDLSRQRGIVDAFLKASREGNFEGLLAVLDPDVVFRADMAAVRLGSLPEIRGADAVAQLYKGRAQAARTALVDGEIGVAVILGGQLRIALRVTFNGERIAGIEALADAEGIAALEVEVLEG; encoded by the coding sequence ATGACCGAAAAAAACTTCGAAGACAATTTTCTCAGCCACCAGTTCGAGGCCAGCAGGGACCATCTGCGCGCGGTCGCCTACCGGATGCTGGGCTCCGGCGCAGAGGTCGACGATGCCGTGCAGGAGGCCTGGCTCCGGGTCAGCCGCTACGACATGTCCGATGTCGCGAATTTGCGCGGCTGGCTGACGACCGTGGTCGCGCGCATCTGCCTCGACATGCTGCGCGCGCGGAAGTCGCGCAAGGAAGAGCCGATGGGCCCGCATGTGCCGGAGCCGGTCGACGAAACGCGGGAGCGCGAAGCGGAGATGGCCGATTCCGTCGGCGCGGCGCTGCTCGTCGTGCTCGAGACTTTGCAGCCGGCGGAGCGGCTCGCCTTCGTGCTGCACGACATGTTCGCAGTGCCCTTCGAGGAGATCGCGCCGATCGTCGGCCGCTCGGTCGACGCGTCGCGACAGCTTGCAAGCCGGGCGCGGCGGCGCGTGCAGGGGGCACCGGTGCCCGAGACCGACCTGTCGCGCCAGCGCGGAATCGTCGATGCTTTCCTCAAGGCATCGCGCGAGGGCAATTTCGAGGGGCTGCTCGCCGTGCTCGATCCCGACGTCGTATTCCGCGCCGATATGGCCGCGGTGCGGCTCGGCTCGCTGCCGGAGATCCGCGGCGCGGACGCGGTCGCGCAGCTCTACAAGGGCCGCGCCCAGGCCGCGCGGACGGCGCTGGTCGACGGCGAGATCGGCGTTGCCGTCATTCTCGGCGGACAGCTGCGCATCGCGCTGCGTGTGACGTTCAACGGCGAACGTATCGCCGGGATCGAGGCGCTGGCCGATGCGGAAGGGATCGCCGCGCTGGAGGTGGAGGTCCTGGAGGGCTGA
- a CDS encoding phytanoyl-CoA dioxygenase family protein codes for MKLSQEQLEFFHREGWLFLPELFSQEEVDLLAREAVGIYDANRPEVWREKSGAPRTAFAAHLYNEAFGLLGAHPRMIDPVEQLFGEPVYMHQFKINAKSAFTGDVWQWHQDYGTWKRDDGMPEPRAMNIAIFLDEVMPINGPLMLVPRSQNAGDLQASHDLATTSYPLWTLDEATVTRLVKEGGIVAPTGKPGGMLMFHGNLVHGSAGNITPFPRKIVYLTLNAVSNYIRNPTRPDYIAHRDFAPIKTVDDDALLRLARAPRQAAE; via the coding sequence ATGAAACTGTCTCAGGAGCAATTGGAGTTCTTCCACCGCGAGGGCTGGCTGTTCCTGCCCGAGCTGTTCAGCCAGGAAGAGGTCGATCTGCTGGCGCGCGAGGCGGTCGGCATCTACGACGCAAACCGTCCCGAAGTCTGGCGCGAGAAGAGCGGCGCGCCGCGCACGGCTTTTGCCGCGCATCTCTACAATGAGGCGTTCGGCCTCCTCGGCGCGCATCCGCGCATGATCGATCCGGTCGAGCAGCTGTTCGGCGAGCCCGTCTACATGCACCAGTTCAAGATCAACGCGAAATCGGCCTTCACCGGCGATGTCTGGCAATGGCACCAGGATTACGGCACCTGGAAGCGCGACGACGGCATGCCGGAGCCGCGCGCCATGAACATTGCGATCTTCCTCGACGAGGTGATGCCGATCAACGGCCCCCTGATGCTGGTGCCGCGCAGCCAGAATGCCGGCGATCTCCAGGCCTCGCATGATCTCGCCACCACCTCCTATCCGCTGTGGACGCTGGACGAGGCGACGGTGACGCGGCTGGTGAAGGAGGGCGGCATCGTGGCGCCGACCGGCAAGCCGGGGGGCATGCTGATGTTCCACGGCAATCTCGTGCACGGCTCGGCCGGCAACATCACGCCCTTCCCACGCAAGATCGTGTACCTGACGCTGAACGCCGTCTCGAACTACATCCGCAATCCCACGCGGCCGGACTACATCGCGCATCGCGACTTCGCCCCGATCAAGACGGTGGACGACGACGCGCTGCTGCGGCTTGCCCGTGCACCAAGGCAAGCGGCGGAGTAG
- a CDS encoding carboxymuconolactone decarboxylase family protein produces MHARMNHPVMVLPEAMNVLQSLGNLTKQGLPEKLLELVHLRASQINGCSVCVDMHPKIARKLGETDERLFAVSAWRDAPYFTDAERAALALTEAVTRLADREDPVPDAIWNEADKHFDERELATLVLSIATINVWNRLNATIKMPVGVWKV; encoded by the coding sequence ATGCACGCCCGCATGAATCACCCTGTCATGGTCCTCCCCGAGGCCATGAATGTCCTGCAGTCCCTCGGTAATCTGACCAAGCAGGGTCTGCCGGAAAAGCTCCTGGAACTGGTGCACCTGCGCGCCAGCCAGATCAACGGTTGCAGCGTCTGTGTCGACATGCATCCCAAGATCGCCCGCAAGCTGGGCGAGACCGACGAGCGCCTGTTCGCCGTGTCCGCCTGGCGCGATGCGCCCTATTTCACCGACGCCGAGCGCGCCGCGCTGGCGCTGACCGAGGCCGTCACGCGTCTCGCCGATCGCGAGGATCCGGTGCCCGACGCAATCTGGAACGAGGCCGACAAGCATTTCGACGAGCGCGAGCTCGCAACACTGGTCCTCTCGATTGCCACTATCAACGTCTGGAACCGGCTGAACGCGACGATCAAGATGCCGGTCGGCGTTTGGAAGGTGTGA
- a CDS encoding acyl-CoA synthetase, which translates to MTHPSIHARTTPDKIAYRMAGTGKAITYRELDELSNQGAHLFRSLGLTAGDHIALLMENRLAFMELCWAAQRSGLYYTAISRYLKQDEIDYIIADCGAKVVITTPKCADQIKGLIKGTPGEPVFYMMDEPQPGFRSYDKEAAAQPTTPVTDEVAGYDMLYSSGTTGRPKGIKKAFEGNRIDVPNAFLRVLCADMCGMNAESTYLSPAPLYHAAPLRFNMMAVVLGGTSIIMEHFDAEEFLKLVEKYKVTQSQLVPTMFVRMLKLPDEVRNRYNVSTLKGAIHAAAPCPIDVKAKMIEWWGPILIEYYAGSEGNGVTVCNSQQWLEHRGSVGRAVVGKIKILDENDEEQPLGEIGTVYFADAPAFTYHNDPEKTKKAYNAKGWSTLGDVGYLDKEGFLYLTDRKSYMIISGGVNIYPQETEDVLITHPDVADVAVFGVPNEEMGEEVKAVVQPHDMSRAGKALEADLIAYCKGRLSAIKCPRSIDFEAELPRTPTGKLVKRHLRDKYWPKTATKI; encoded by the coding sequence ATGACTCACCCCTCCATCCACGCCCGCACCACGCCCGACAAGATCGCCTACCGGATGGCCGGCACCGGCAAGGCGATCACCTATCGCGAGCTCGACGAGCTTTCGAACCAGGGCGCCCATCTGTTCCGCTCGCTCGGCCTCACGGCCGGCGACCACATCGCGCTGCTGATGGAGAACCGCCTCGCCTTCATGGAGCTGTGCTGGGCCGCGCAGCGGAGCGGGCTCTATTACACCGCGATCAGCCGCTATCTGAAGCAGGACGAGATCGACTACATCATCGCTGATTGCGGCGCCAAGGTCGTGATCACCACGCCGAAATGCGCCGACCAGATCAAAGGCCTGATCAAGGGCACCCCCGGCGAGCCGGTCTTCTACATGATGGACGAGCCACAGCCCGGCTTTCGCTCCTACGACAAGGAGGCCGCGGCGCAGCCGACCACGCCTGTTACGGATGAGGTCGCCGGCTACGACATGCTGTATTCGTCCGGCACCACCGGCCGGCCCAAAGGCATCAAGAAGGCGTTCGAAGGCAACAGGATCGACGTGCCGAACGCCTTCCTGCGCGTGCTCTGCGCCGACATGTGCGGCATGAACGCAGAGAGCACCTATCTCTCGCCTGCGCCGCTCTATCACGCGGCTCCCTTGCGCTTCAACATGATGGCGGTCGTGCTCGGCGGCACCTCCATCATCATGGAGCATTTCGACGCCGAGGAATTCCTCAAGCTCGTCGAGAAATACAAGGTCACCCAATCACAGCTGGTGCCGACCATGTTCGTGCGCATGCTGAAGCTGCCGGACGAGGTTCGCAACCGATACAACGTCTCCACGCTCAAGGGCGCGATCCACGCCGCCGCTCCCTGCCCGATCGACGTCAAGGCGAAGATGATCGAATGGTGGGGGCCGATCCTGATCGAGTATTACGCGGGCTCGGAAGGCAACGGCGTCACCGTCTGCAATTCGCAACAATGGCTGGAGCATCGCGGCAGCGTCGGCCGCGCCGTGGTCGGCAAGATCAAGATTCTGGACGAGAACGACGAGGAGCAACCGCTCGGCGAGATCGGCACGGTCTATTTCGCCGACGCGCCAGCGTTCACCTATCACAACGACCCCGAGAAGACGAAGAAGGCCTACAACGCGAAAGGATGGTCGACGCTCGGCGATGTCGGCTATCTCGACAAGGAGGGCTTCCTCTATCTCACCGACCGCAAGTCCTACATGATCATCTCGGGCGGCGTGAACATCTACCCGCAGGAGACCGAGGACGTGCTGATCACCCACCCCGACGTCGCCGACGTTGCGGTGTTCGGCGTGCCGAACGAGGAGATGGGTGAAGAGGTGAAGGCGGTGGTGCAGCCGCACGACATGAGCCGCGCCGGCAAGGCGCTCGAGGCCGATTTGATCGCCTATTGCAAGGGCCGCCTCTCCGCCATCAAGTGCCCGCGTTCGATCGATTTCGAAGCGGAGCTGCCGCGCACGCCGACGGGCAAGCTGGTGAAGCGGCATTTGCGCGACAAATATTGGCCGAAGACCGCGACGAAGATTTAG
- a CDS encoding acetyl-CoA C-acetyltransferase: MAEAYIVAAARTAGGRKGGRLAGWHPADLAAKVLNELVDRTKVDPALVEDVIMGCVMQVGEQSNNVARNAIMASKLPESVPGTSIDRQCGSSQQALHFAAQAVMSGTMDVVIAAGVESMTRVPMGLSSQLPAKNGFGNYKSPGIEQRYPNIVFSQFTGAEMMAEKYGLSKDDLDEYSYNSHQRAIAATQAGHFKKEIVPLEITRADGSKDTHHIDEGIRFDATLDGIKGVKLIAENGKLTAASASQICDGASGVMVVNERGLKQLGVKPLARIHHMTMTGGDPVIMLDAPLHATKKALEKAGMKIGDIDLFEVNEAFASVPTGWLKTTGADPDRLNVNGGAIALGHPLGGSGTKLMTTLVHALHQRGKRYGLQTMCEGGGMANVTIVERL, encoded by the coding sequence ATGGCCGAGGCTTACATCGTCGCCGCTGCGCGTACCGCGGGCGGGCGCAAGGGGGGCCGTCTCGCTGGCTGGCATCCGGCCGATCTCGCGGCAAAAGTGCTGAACGAGCTGGTCGACCGCACCAAGGTCGATCCTGCGCTAGTCGAGGACGTGATCATGGGCTGCGTCATGCAGGTCGGCGAACAGTCCAACAATGTCGCGCGCAACGCGATCATGGCCTCGAAGCTGCCGGAGAGCGTGCCCGGCACCTCGATCGACCGCCAGTGCGGCTCCTCGCAGCAGGCACTGCACTTCGCCGCGCAAGCGGTGATGTCCGGCACCATGGACGTCGTGATCGCTGCCGGCGTGGAATCGATGACGCGCGTGCCGATGGGCCTGTCCTCGCAGCTTCCCGCCAAGAATGGCTTTGGCAATTACAAGAGCCCGGGCATCGAGCAGCGCTATCCCAACATCGTGTTCAGCCAGTTCACCGGCGCGGAGATGATGGCCGAGAAGTACGGCCTGTCGAAGGATGATCTGGACGAATATTCCTATAACAGCCATCAGCGCGCGATCGCGGCAACGCAAGCCGGCCACTTCAAGAAGGAGATCGTGCCGCTCGAGATCACCCGCGCCGACGGCAGCAAGGACACCCACCACATCGACGAGGGCATCCGCTTCGATGCCACCCTCGACGGCATCAAGGGCGTCAAGCTGATCGCCGAGAACGGCAAGCTGACCGCGGCCAGCGCCAGCCAGATCTGCGACGGCGCCTCCGGCGTGATGGTCGTCAACGAGCGCGGCCTCAAGCAGCTCGGCGTGAAGCCGCTGGCTCGCATCCATCATATGACCATGACTGGCGGCGATCCCGTCATCATGCTCGATGCCCCCCTGCACGCCACCAAGAAGGCGCTGGAAAAGGCCGGCATGAAGATCGGCGACATCGACCTGTTCGAGGTCAACGAGGCCTTCGCCTCGGTGCCCACGGGCTGGCTCAAGACGACCGGCGCCGATCCTGACAGGCTCAACGTCAACGGCGGCGCCATCGCGCTCGGCCATCCGCTCGGCGGCTCCGGCACCAAGCTGATGACAACGCTGGTCCACGCCCTGCACCAGCGCGGCAAGCGCTACGGCCTGCAGACCATGTGCGAAGGCGGCGGCATGGCCAACGTGACGATCGTGGAGCGCCTGTAA
- a CDS encoding TRAP transporter substrate-binding protein, protein MERRKFLTAGGLGLAASAVAAPAVAQSMPEVKWRLAASWPKSLDTLYGGCEYFCKRVAEITDNRFQIQPFAAGEIVPGLQVLDAVSNGTVEIGNTALYYYWGKNPAFTFGTSLPFGLNTRQHISWLLWNGGQEMLNDLLKEHNAIGVPTGSTGAQMGGWFRKEIKTVDDLKGLKFRVGGFAGTIISKLGGVPQQIAAGDIYPALEKGTIDAAEWVGPYDDEKLGFVKVAKYYYYPGWWEGTGQGHNIMNLEKWNALPKHYQAAISAASLDTFTWVTGKYDSVNPPALKRLLAAGAILKPFPQEVLEACYGAAGEIYADLAKSNPHFGKMYASLTAYRADSLAWMQVAELSFDSFMMRMRTRT, encoded by the coding sequence ATGGAACGTCGTAAGTTTCTGACGGCAGGCGGGCTGGGCCTGGCCGCGAGTGCAGTTGCCGCGCCGGCCGTTGCACAATCGATGCCCGAGGTGAAATGGCGGCTGGCGGCGAGCTGGCCAAAATCACTCGATACGCTCTATGGCGGCTGCGAATATTTCTGCAAACGCGTCGCTGAGATCACCGACAACCGCTTCCAGATCCAGCCCTTTGCCGCCGGCGAAATCGTGCCGGGCCTGCAAGTGCTCGACGCCGTCTCGAACGGCACCGTCGAGATCGGCAACACTGCGCTCTATTACTATTGGGGCAAGAACCCGGCATTCACCTTCGGCACGTCGCTGCCGTTTGGTCTCAACACCCGCCAGCACATCTCCTGGCTGTTGTGGAATGGCGGTCAGGAGATGCTCAACGATCTGCTGAAGGAGCATAATGCGATCGGCGTTCCGACAGGCTCGACCGGTGCCCAGATGGGCGGCTGGTTCCGCAAGGAGATCAAGACCGTCGACGATCTCAAGGGCCTGAAATTCCGCGTCGGCGGGTTCGCCGGCACCATCATCTCGAAGCTCGGCGGCGTGCCGCAGCAGATCGCGGCCGGCGACATCTATCCGGCGCTGGAGAAGGGCACGATCGACGCGGCCGAGTGGGTGGGCCCGTATGACGATGAGAAGCTCGGCTTTGTGAAGGTCGCGAAGTACTACTACTATCCGGGCTGGTGGGAAGGCACCGGCCAGGGCCACAACATCATGAATCTCGAGAAGTGGAATGCGCTGCCGAAACATTATCAGGCGGCGATTTCGGCGGCCTCGCTCGATACCTTCACCTGGGTGACCGGCAAGTACGACTCGGTCAATCCGCCCGCGCTCAAGCGGCTGCTCGCCGCCGGCGCGATCCTCAAGCCATTCCCCCAGGAGGTGCTCGAGGCCTGCTATGGCGCGGCGGGCGAGATCTACGCCGATCTCGCCAAGAGCAATCCGCATTTCGGCAAGATGTATGCGAGCCTGACCGCCTACCGGGCCGACTCGCTGGCCTGGATGCAGGTCGCCGAGCTCAGCTTCGACAGCTTCATGATGCGGATGCGGACGCGGACGTAA
- a CDS encoding alpha/beta fold hydrolase, with product MHTFRVNGYDMAYLEVGEGHPLVCVHGTLGDFRTWYSVLGPLSKTHRVISVSLRHFFPEHWDAVGDDYKMAQHVADMIAFIEQVRPGPVDLMGHSRGGHIAFRVAQARPDLVRKLVLAEPGGDLDASLPVPEGTPAHPPLAARTARSVEMIRAGDIEAALQNFYEGIEGDGSWRRVPAAAKQQLRDNALTFLGQINEQRRPYTLSDAQAIRTPTLLIGGGATTGSLSVMWRVLAEHIAGARTAMIPNAGHWMFEQAPLEFGEVVSRFLAE from the coding sequence ATGCACACATTTCGCGTCAACGGTTACGACATGGCCTATCTCGAAGTCGGAGAGGGCCATCCACTGGTCTGCGTGCACGGCACGCTCGGCGACTTCCGCACCTGGTATTCGGTGCTCGGCCCGCTGTCGAAGACGCATCGGGTGATCTCGGTCAGCCTGCGGCATTTCTTCCCCGAACATTGGGACGCCGTCGGCGACGATTACAAGATGGCGCAGCATGTCGCCGATATGATCGCCTTCATCGAGCAAGTGAGGCCCGGCCCCGTCGACCTGATGGGTCATTCGCGCGGCGGACACATCGCGTTTCGCGTGGCGCAGGCGCGGCCTGATCTGGTGCGAAAGCTGGTGCTGGCCGAGCCGGGCGGCGATCTCGACGCATCGCTGCCGGTGCCGGAAGGCACGCCCGCGCATCCGCCGCTGGCCGCGCGCACCGCGCGATCGGTCGAGATGATCCGCGCCGGCGATATCGAGGCCGCGCTGCAGAATTTCTACGAGGGCATCGAGGGTGACGGCTCGTGGCGGCGCGTGCCGGCAGCGGCAAAGCAGCAGCTGCGCGACAACGCGCTGACGTTCCTCGGCCAGATCAACGAGCAGCGCAGGCCCTACACGCTCAGCGATGCGCAGGCGATCCGGACGCCCACGCTGCTGATCGGTGGCGGGGCGACAACGGGAAGCCTCTCGGTGATGTGGCGCGTGCTTGCCGAGCATATCGCAGGTGCCCGGACGGCGATGATTCCGAACGCCGGCCACTGGATGTTCGAGCAGGCCCCGCTGGAGTTCGGCGAAGTGGTGAGCAGGTTCCTGGCGGAATAG